The proteins below are encoded in one region of Triticum aestivum cultivar Chinese Spring chromosome 1B, IWGSC CS RefSeq v2.1, whole genome shotgun sequence:
- the LOC123097337 gene encoding uncharacterized protein, whose protein sequence is MARLSATTTALLLATVVFFIAAGAAEAGPTHNGDAVTKDFILARGIKLHISKQGTATDHIFAGGSKLFIARHDAAPADHALAGGSKLFIARHDAAPADHASARGSKLDVTQSKISIPKKRLAVSQSKASVVQKKGFIFLEGRKLAAGGGALPSADTAGAAPGAVQACDQLEAYQRVCHTLLHLPGVTTARTLMETAVRVALGRARAAKVTFDAAKAASGAGNPMASILGSCEQNYDDLVDALEEVSRAMHKPGTSSESLVEKMTAASTYAGDCDNWYEERDVKSPYEVMQRHLAQMVSVALGLANKKL, encoded by the coding sequence ATGGCGCGGctctccgccaccaccaccgccctcctcctcgccaccgtcgtcttcttcatcgccgccggcgccgccgaggCCGGCCCGACCCACAACGGCGACGCCGTCACCAAGGACTTCATCCTCGCCCGGGGCATAAAGCTGCACATCTCGAAGCAGGGCACGGCGACCGACCACATCTTCGCCGGGGGCAGCAAGCTCTTCATCGCGAGGCACGACGCGGCGCCGGCCGACCACGCCTTGGCCGGGGGCAGCAAGCTCTTCATCGCGAGGCACGACGCGGCGCCGGCCGACCACGCCTCCGCCCGGGGCAGCAAGCTCGACGTCACGCAGAGCAAGATCAGCATCCCGAAGAAGAGGCTCGCCGTCTCGCAGAGCAAGGCGTCCGTCGTCCAGAAGAAGGGCTTCATCTTCTTGGAAGGGCGCAAGCTGGCCGCCGGCGGGGGCGCGTTGCCGTCGGCGGACACGGCCGGCGCGGCCCCGGGGGCGGTGCAGGCGTGCGACCAGCTGGAGGCGTACCAGCGGGTGTGCCACACGCTGCTGCACCTGCCCGGGGTGACGACGGCGCGGACGCTGATGGAGACGGCGGTGCGGGTGGCGCTGGGGCGGGCGCGGGCGGCCAAGGTGACGTTCGACGCGGCCAAGGCGGCGTCCGGGGCCGGGAACCCGATGGCGTCCATCCTGGGGTCGTGCGAGCAGAACTACGACGACCTGGTGGACGCGCTGGAGGAGGTGAGCCGGGCGATGCACAAGCCCGGCACCAGCAGCGAGAGCCTGGTGGAGAAGATGACGGCGGCCAGCACCTACGCCGGCGACTGCGACAACTGGTACGAGGAGCGCGACGTCAAGTCGCCCTACGAGGTCATGCAGCGCCACCTCGCCCAGATGGTCTCCGTCGCCCTCGGCCTCGCCAACAAGAAGCTCTGA